From a region of the Tenggerimyces flavus genome:
- a CDS encoding alginate lyase family protein — translation MHRRWILALTTTIALSASALVGTATAEVTFTHPGVLVSRPQLDLVRTKLAQGAEPWKSAYEQLTASTYASLDWQPKPREIVECGSSSNPNFGCTDERNDALAAYTHALNWYLTKDRRYADKAIAIMDAWSGTIKDHTNSNAPLQTGWSGASWSRAAELIKHTYDGWAPEGQDRFATMLRTVYLPVVLEGAPDKNGNWELIMTDAAIGIAVFLDDHEAFAAAVARWRARVPAYIYLEEDGPLPYPPPRGTKNTPELLIKYWQNQTTFVDGLAQETCRDFGHTGWGFEAAVHVAETARLQGWDLYAEAEERITKALEFHAKYELGVPAPQWLCGGTVKPGLGPTLEIAYNHYHNRKHRPLPKTGRLLEKKLRPTGANYFLAWETLTHANNP, via the coding sequence ACAGCGGAAGTCACGTTCACCCATCCCGGCGTCCTCGTCAGCCGGCCGCAGCTCGATCTCGTCAGGACCAAGCTCGCCCAGGGCGCCGAGCCGTGGAAGTCCGCGTACGAGCAGCTGACGGCGAGTACGTACGCCAGCCTCGACTGGCAGCCCAAGCCACGCGAGATCGTCGAGTGCGGCTCGAGCTCCAACCCGAACTTCGGCTGCACCGACGAACGCAACGACGCCCTCGCGGCGTACACGCACGCGCTGAACTGGTACCTCACGAAGGATCGCCGCTACGCCGACAAGGCGATCGCGATCATGGACGCCTGGTCCGGGACGATCAAGGACCACACCAACAGCAACGCGCCACTGCAAACGGGCTGGTCAGGCGCCTCCTGGTCACGCGCTGCGGAGCTGATCAAACACACCTACGACGGCTGGGCGCCGGAAGGCCAGGACCGGTTCGCCACCATGCTCCGCACCGTCTACCTGCCCGTCGTCCTCGAGGGCGCGCCGGACAAGAACGGCAACTGGGAGCTGATCATGACCGACGCGGCGATCGGCATCGCCGTCTTCCTCGACGACCACGAGGCGTTCGCCGCCGCGGTCGCGCGATGGCGCGCCCGCGTTCCCGCCTACATCTATCTGGAGGAGGATGGCCCGCTCCCGTACCCGCCTCCGCGCGGCACGAAGAACACACCCGAGCTGTTGATCAAGTACTGGCAGAACCAGACGACCTTCGTCGACGGCCTTGCCCAGGAGACCTGCAGGGACTTTGGCCATACAGGTTGGGGATTCGAGGCCGCGGTCCACGTCGCGGAGACCGCGAGGCTCCAAGGTTGGGACCTCTACGCTGAGGCCGAGGAACGCATCACCAAGGCCTTGGAATTCCACGCCAAGTACGAACTCGGCGTTCCGGCCCCGCAATGGCTGTGCGGCGGAACGGTCAAGCCCGGCCTCGGGCCGACCTTGGAGATCGCCTACAACCACTACCACAACCGCAAGCACCGGCCCCTTCCGAAGACCGGTCGCCTGCTGGAGAAGAAGCTGCGCCCGACTGGGGCGAACTACTTCCTCGCGTGGGAGACCCTGACCCACGCGAACAATCCGTGA